One Lycium barbarum isolate Lr01 chromosome 5, ASM1917538v2, whole genome shotgun sequence genomic window carries:
- the LOC132640836 gene encoding uncharacterized protein LOC132640836, whose translation MEDKSIAFESEPIHTDNSHGWQKVTYVKKQKKRQQKSSDSGKVITNGSGADSVFKSLEKYSDERRKKIASQTAAMYSLDDAPVRSALRHRSDGEDEDSDAEGAAARGGVGAKNGEKKKEKVKKPKKPKVTVVEAAVKIDAADLAAFLADITVSYESQQEIQLMRFADYFGRAFSAVAASQFPWLKLFRESPISKIADVPVSHLPEPVYKTSVDWINQCSFEALGSFVLWGLDCILADLAAQLAGSKGSKKSGQQTSSKSQVAMFLVLAMVLRRKPDVLINILPTLRESPKYQGQDKLTVIAWMIVQACQGDLCVGLYLWAHHTLALVGGKSGSNPQTRDLILQVVERILSAPKARTILVNEAVRKGERLMPPSALDLLLRVTFPAPSARVKATERFEAVYPTLKEVALAGSPGSKATKQVSQQILLLTLKAVAGGNPELSREATNIFNWCLTQSTDCYKQWDKIYLDNIEASVAVLRKLTEEWKELSRRQSSLEALKETLKSFRQKNEKSLTGGVDAHQSDFRDADKYCKMLLARLSRGHGCLKGIGVVLLTVAVGGAIVSQNLEDWDWNEFSVLLNAPQSS comes from the exons ATGGAAGATAAATCCATTGCATTCGAATCCGAGCCAATTCACACCGATAACAGTCACGGATGGCAAAAGGTGACATACGTGAAGAAACAGAAGAAAAGGCAGCAAAAATCATCGGATTCAGGCAAGGTAATCACCAATGGATCTGGCGCAGATAGTGTGTTTAAGTCGCTTGAGAAGTATTCCGATGAACGCCGCAAGAAAATTGCGTCTCAGACGGCTGCGATGTATTCCCTTGACGATGCTCCTGTTAGATCGGCGCTGAGACACCGATCCGACGGTGAGGATGAGGACAGCGATGCTGAAGGTGCTGCTGCTAGAGGTGGTGTTGGTGCTAAGAATggggagaagaagaaggagaaggttAAAAAGCCCAAGAAGCCGAAAGTTACTGTGGTTGAAGCTGCTGTTAAGATCGATGCAGCTGATCTAGCTGCCTTTCTCGCTGATATAACT GTATCGTATGAATCTCAGCAAGAAATACAATTGATGCGATTTGCGGATTACTTTGGACGAGCATTTTCAGCAGTAGCTGCTTCTCAATTTCCCTGGTTAAAATTGTTTAGGGAGTCCCCCATCAGTAAAATTGCAGAT GTTCCTGTCTCCCATCTTCCTGAACCAGTTTATAAAACTTCAGTGGACTGGATCAACCAATGCTCTTTTGAGGCTCTTGGATCATTTGTGCTGTGGGGACTGGACTGTATTCTTGCGGACTTAGCAGCCCAACTAGCAGGTTCTAAGGGCTCCAAGAAAAGTGGTCAACAAACATCGTCAAAATCTCAG GTTGCCATGTTTTTGGTTTTGGCAATGGTACTACGACGAAAGCCTGATGTTTTAATCAACATACTCCCGACACTTCGGGAAAGCCCAAAGTATCAAGGGCAAGACAAACTTACAGTTATTGCATGGATGATAGTCCAG GCCTGTCAGGGAGATCTCTGCGTTGGATTGTACTTGTGGGCACATCATACCTTGGCTTTAGTTGGTGGAAAATCAGGATCCAATCCGCAGACTAGGGACTTGATTTTGCAGGTGGTAGAAAG GATTCTCTCTGCACCAAAAGCTCGTACCATTCTAGTAAATGAGGCTGTTAGGAAGGGAGAGCGTCTGATGCCACCTTCAGCCCTTGACCTGCTTCTACGAGTGACTTTCCCTGCTCCTTCTGCGCGAGTCAAG GCAACTGAAAGGTTTGAGGCAGTATATCCCACTCTTAAGGAGGTTGCCCTTGCTGGTTCCCCAGGAAGCAAAGCAACGAAGCAAGTTTCACAACAGATACTTCTACTAACTTTAAAAGCAGTTGCTGGAG GCAATCCAGAACTATCTCGAGAGGCAACTAACATATTCAACTGGTGTTTGACCCAGAGCACTGACTGTTATAAGCAGTGG GACAAGATTTACCTGGATAACATAGAAGCAAGTGTTGCAGTGTTGAGAAAGCTCACTGAGGAGTGGAAAGAGTTATCGAGGAGACAGTCTTCTCTTGAGGCTTTGAAGGAGACTCTCAAGAGCTTCAGACAAAAG AATGAGAAATCATTAACTGGTGGAGTGGATGCTCACCAGTCAGACTTCAGAGATGCAGACAAGTACTGTAAAATGTTGTTAGCAAGGCTGTCTCGTGGACATGGGTGTCTGAAAGGCATTGGTGTTGTTCTTTTGACTGTGGCCGTGGGAGGTGCTATTGTGTCACAGAACTTGGAGGACTGGGATTGGAACGAGTTTTCAGTTTTGCTCAATGCCCCACAGTCCTCCTAA
- the LOC132640837 gene encoding cyclin-dependent kinase F-4-like → MERYKIIKDVGNGTFGSVWRALNKQTGEVVAIKKMKKKYYSWEECINLREVKSLRKMSHPNIVKLKEVIRETDILYFVFEYMECNLYHLMKDRPKLFLESEVRNWCFQIFQGLAYMHQRGYFHRDLKPENLLVSKDTIKIADFGLAREINSQPPYTEYVSTRWYRAPEVLLQSPIYGPAVDMWAMGAIMAELLSLRPLFPGSSEADEIYKICSVIGTPSKSEWAHGHELASAINYQFPQIAGVNLSSLLPSASADAINLITSLCSWDPSKRPTAVEVLQHRFFQSCFYVPPSLRSKTAVPRTPPSAGMKGATEQKTNRWSSSTLTNPKPRSNFSPVKSQFSPGVQRKLQMNYQDATRNDKSLKGPIKQQPAKYRPPVRNVPVVGSAVKTRVSDATEKLANMTIGSGRSSIKQPTFPQPMKAGGLHGQRDLYLGRSQDILPGRSYSRKVAG, encoded by the coding sequence ATGGAGAGGTACAAGATAATTAAGGATGTTGGTAATGGTACATTCGGGAGTGTGTGGCGAGCTCTGAATAAACAGACTGGTGAAGTGGTTGcaattaagaaaatgaagaagaagtattaTTCATGGGAAGAATGCATTAATTTGAGAGAAGTCAAGTCACTGAGGAAAATGAGCCATCCAAATATCGTTAAACTCAAGGAAGTGATTAGGGAGACTGACATTTTGTACTTTGTTTTCGAATACATGGAGTGCAACTTATATCACCTTATGAAGGATAGGCCTAAGCTTTTCTTAGAATCGGAAGTGAGAAATTGGTGCTTCCAAATATTTCAAGGTCTTGCATACATGCATCAACGTGGATATTTTCATCGCGACCTTAAGCCAGAGAACTTGTTGGTTTCAAAAGATACAATAAAAATTGCTGATTTCGGTCTTGCTCGGGAGATCAATTCTCAGCCCCCATATACGGAATATGTCTCAACACGCTGGTATCGTGCCCCTGAAGTTCTTCTACAATCACCAATATATGGTCCAGCTGTCGATATGTGGGCAATGGGTGCAATAATGGCTGAGTTATTATCTCTTCGTCCTCTATTCCCGGGTTCAAGTGAAGCAGATGAGATTTACAAAATATGCAGTGTTATTGGTACTCCATCAAAGAGTGAATGGGCTCATGGGCACGAACTTGCTAGTGCTATCAACTACCAGTTTCCACAGATTGCTGGTGTAAATCTTTCTTCGTTACTCCCATCTGCCAGTGCGGATGCAATTAATCTAATCACTTCGCTATGTTCGTGGGATCCTTCCAAGAGACCAACAGCGGTCGAAGTTCTTCAGCATCGTTTCTTCCAGAGTTGCTTTTATGTACCTCCATCACTTCGCTCTAAGACTGCTGTTCCTAGGACGCCTCCATCTGCTGGAATGAAGGGTGCCACAGAGCAAAAAACCAACAGGTGGTCTTCAAGTACTTTAACCAACCCAAAGCCTAGAAGCAACTTCTCTCCCGTCAAGTCGCAATTTAGCCCAGGTGTCCAAAGGAAGTTGCAAATGAATTATCAGGATGCAACGAGGAATGATAAATCCCTGAAAGGCCCTATTAAACAACAACCAGCAAAATATCGTCCTCCTGTAAGGAATGTCCCTGTGGTTGGTTCTGCGGTGAAGACTCGTGTCTCTGATGCTACTGAGAAGCTTGCCAACATGACCATCGGCTCTGGTAGATCATCTATAAAGCAGCCAACATTCCCTCAACCTATGAAGGCAGGAGGATTACACGGGCAGCGTGACTTGTACCTGGGACGATCTCAAGACATTTTGCCTGGAAGAAGCTATTCAAGGAAAGTCGCTGGATAA